GCGGCGCCGAGTGCGGCCATGACGCCCGGTCGGCGGCGCGGACCAGCTCGGCGAGGAGCCCGTCGCCCCGCGCCGTCAGACCCGGTGCCAGCAGCTCGCGCAGCCGGGCCGCCGCGGTCGCCGCGGCCTGCTGCTGCGCAGGGGTCGCGGTGGCGGGGATGCACTGGACGAAGTCGCCGATGGCCCGGGCCGCCTCCTGCCCGGCGCCGTCCGTCAGGCCGCTGAGCGCGGCGACGACGCGGGCGGGGACGGAGAACATCAGTTCCTCGTGGGGGACGTCGCCGCCCGCCGCGAGAACCTCCCGGGTGAACTCGGCGGCCAGGCGGGCCGCGTGGCCGGTGTCGGCACGGGCCAGGGCGTCGGCCACCACCGTCTTGAGCCGGGCCTGCGTGGGGCCGTCGGTCATGCGCACCAGGTCGCCGAAGACCTCGCCCGCCGCCGTCCCGCCGATCCCGGCCGGGACCGGCTCGGCCGGCGGCCGCACCCGCAGCGCGTCGCTGCCCAGCACCGCGCGCACGGCGGCCGCGTCGGCGGCGACCCAGACCCCGAGCGCCTCGTCGTAGGCGAAGGGGCGCTCGGCCACCAGGCGCGCGTAGAAGGGGTAGGGGTCCGGGAGGCGGACCGCCTCGATCGGTGTGGTGGTGGTGCTGGTCACGTCCTGCTCCTTGCCGGGGTGAACACGTACGGGTCAGGCTGCCGCTCGGGCCGCGCGGCGCATGTCGAGCGAGCCCGCGATGGCCATCCGCAGCACCTCCGAGGTGCCCTCGTAGATGCGCAGCGACCGGATCTGCCGGTACAGCCGCTCGGTGACGCCGCCCTGGACGATGCCGGCCGCGCCGAGCAGCTGCACGGCGGAGTCCACCACGCCCTGCGCGGTCTCGGTGGCGTGGACCTTGGCGATGTTGGAGTGCCGGGCGAAGCGGCGGCTGCCCCGGTCCGTCTCCCATGCGGCCCGCGCCACCAGCAGGGACGCCGCGGCCAGTTGCACCTCCATGTCGGCCAGGGAGGCCTTGACGAGCTGGAGGTCGAACAGGGTCTGCCCGTAGGCCTCCCGCTGCCGGGTGTGCGCGAGGGCCGTGTCGAAGGCGCGGCGGGCGAAGCCGAGGGCGGCCGCGCCGACGGTGGTGCGGAAGCGTTCCAGCAGGTCCACGGCGATCACGAACCCCCGTCCGGGCCGGCCCAGTACCGCGTCGGCGGGCACCCGGCAGTCCTCGAAAGACAGGTGGGCGAAGGAGCGCGGGGCGATCGCGTCGATCCGTTCGGCCCGCAGCCCCGGGGTGGCGGCCGGGACGAGGAAGGCGGTGAGCCCGAGCGCTCCGGGTCCCGGGCCGGTGCGGGCGATGACGACGAACAGGTCGGCGATGGTGCCGTTGGCGATCCAGGCCTTGCGCCCGTTCAGCACGTACGAGCCGTCCGCCGCGTCCCGCACTGCCTCCAGGCCCACGGAGGCGACGTCCGAACCGGCTTCCCGCTCGGAGACGGCGAAGGCGCCGATGGTCGTCCCGGCGGCCATCCCCGGCAGGTGGCGACGCTGTTGTGCCTCGCTGCCGAAGCGCAGCAGGGGCGTCGCGGACAGGGCCTGGATGGAGTACGCGAAGTCGGCCAGGTCCTCGGCGTAGGCGAGGGCCTCGCGGCGCAGGCACAGGGCGCGCAGGTCCTCGGCCGCGCCCGCGGCGGGGTCGAGCGCGGCCAGCCAGCCCGCGTCGCCGAGGGTGCGCACCAGCCTGCGGCCGGCGGTGTCGGGGTCCAGGGCGCCCACCTCCTCCCACAGGACCCGGTTGCTGTCGCACCAGGTCCCCGCGGTCCCGGCGAGCCGGCGGTGGCCGTCGTCGTAGAAGGGGAGGTCGAGGACCTCGGGGTCGAAACTCGTCGTCAGTTCCACGGCGGGGCTCCTCAGATGACCAGGTCGGCGGCGGCCGGGGCGGTGGTGACGGGACCGGCCTGCGCCGAGCGCACCCGCTTGACCAGGGCGTGTTCGACGAAGTAGGCGAAGGAGGCATAGCCGCGCCAGATGCGGCGCCATTCGCGCTGGACGGCTTCCTCGCCGGAGGCCCGGCGTACGTCGTCCAGGTAGGCGACGACGATCTCCGCCGACTGGCGGGCGTGGCCCGCCGAGAAGTTGTCGATCGACAGGTGCGCTTCCTCGTAGGAGATGTCGAAGCCGTGGCTGCGCAGCTTCTGGATCTCGTGCAGGCGCATCGCGCCGAGGCCGAACATCTCGATGCCCAGGTTGTAGCCGAGGATCTCGTTGTAGAGGGTGTCGGGGAAGAGCGACAGGCAGACCTGGTGGACGGAGAAGCCGTACAGGTGGTCGGGGAGGTCCCCCTGGTCCAGGAAGGCGTCCTGGCGGATGTGCGGCAGGTCCATGTCCATGCTGGCGAGGACCTTGTGGATGATCGTGATGTGGTTCTTCGCCATGTCGCCGCGGCCCATCTCGTCGGCGTAGATGGAGAAGAGCATGTCGTCGCTGCGCCGGGCCCGGCGGCCGAGGTTGGCGATGCGGTGGGCCCAGGTGCCGTCGATGAGGCTGCCGAGGGCGTACGTCGACTGCTCGAAGACGACCTGGTCGCGGTCCGGGATCTCGGTGAGCGGCTCGTACGGGTCCACGAGCTTGTCCCAGTAGATCCGCTCGACGCGTTCCAGCAGGGCTTCGGGCGTGTAGTCGAAGTACTCGGCGTCGGTCAGCAGGCCGCCGGCGCCGTGGGTGAAGAGCAGTTCGGCTTCGGTGAGGCCGGCCTCGGCGCGGGCCCGGGCCAGGGGCAGGACGTGGGGGTAGCGCTCGAAATTGACGATCCGGTGGAAGAAGGTGCGCTCGTCCGGGGCCGGGCCGGGCTCGCGCGGTACCAGGTCCGCGGGGCGGGCCGCGGCGAGGCGGACGGTCCAGGCGCGGGCGGCGGCGTCGCCGGCGGTGGCGGGGCCGCTGGGCGGCCCGGCGGGCTCCCCGGCAGCGATGGAACGGGTCCAGGCGGTGAAGACGGCTGCTTCGCGCTCGTCGAAGATGCCGAACATGGGGCCGCCGAACTTGATGGACTTGAGGAAGCGGCAGGGGCCGCCGTCGCGGGCGGGCCGGACCTGGCGGGAGGTGCGGAACTCGGCGACGAAGGCGGCCGCGTCGAGGTGTTCGTCGTCCAGCCAGTCGGTGAGCTTGCGGGTGCCCAGGCGCACGGCGCGGTGCTGGCGGCCGGCGTGCGGGGCGTGCCGGGCGACGATCGCGGCGACCTGGTCGTCCAGGGACAGGCCCTCCTGCCAGCGGGCCAGTTCGGTCAGGGCGGCGGTGTGTTCGCGCTCCAGGCGCACCATGAGGCGTACGGCCGCCAGTGCGCGGCGGCGGTCCTCGGGCCCGGTCGGGGACTGCGCGGTGAAGGCGAGGTACTCGGCCAGCAGGGGCCGTACGTCGCTCTCCGCGAGCACCGGCTCGCCGCCGAGCAGGAGTTCGTCGACGCCGAGGGCGTGGGCGGCGTAGTGGACGCCGACCACCTCGGGGAGGAAGGCGGCGGGCAGGCGGGACAGGGCCACGCGGAAGGCGGCGTGCAGGGCGGTGACCGGGCGGGCCCCGGCGTCGCGCAGGAAGCCTGCGGCCTCCACCTCGGGGAGGTACACGCCCTGCCCGGCCAGGGCGCGGCGCCGGCGGGCGGGCTGGCCGGCCTCGGCGGTGCCCTCGCCTTGGAGCAGCCAGTGCTGGCCGAAGAGGCGGCCGACGATTTCGGCGGGCTGGGTGGCGGCCTGGGAGACGGTGTCCAGCCAGCAGGCGCCGGTGAGGGCGAGGGGGGCGCGCTGGCGCAGGACGGCGGCCCGGATCCCGGGGTCGTCGTGCTCGCGCAGGGGGACGAGGGCGGCGGCGAGTTCGGCGCGGGCGGCCAGTACGTGGACGGCGACGGCGTCGGCGTCGGCGTCGGCGTCACCGGGCCCGCCTTCGCCCTCCTCCGTCGCCAGGAACGCGGTGAGGACCCGGCGGGCGGCGATGAGAGCGCTCTCGCTCTCCTGGTCGGCGAGCAGGCGCGCGAAGAGCTCCGCGGGCGGGGCGGCGGTGATCCGTTCGGCCTCGGCGAGGGCGGCGGGACTCGCCTCGACGGGCCCGGCGGGCAGCGAGGTCGTGAGGTCGGGCAGCGGGAACGCCGGGGCGGGGCGGGTGCGGGCGCTGTCGTAGGAGGGCGCGGTGGTCATCTTCAGTTCTCCCCCCGGTCCGGGGTGGCGGGCGCGGACTTGCGCAGCAGGACGGCGACGCGGGAGCCGGGGACGCTGGAGGCCAGCAGGTAGTGGCCGCCGGGGCGCAGCGCTCCGGCGGCGGCGCGGTCCACGAGGTTGATCAGCGGGTCGGCGGCGAAGCAGTGGCCGAAGCGGGTGATGTTGTCGAGGTGGAGCTGCTGCCGGGTGAAGCCGGCCTGGCGTTCCTTGAGGGCGATCAGCGGCTTGAAGAGGTTGGGGTGCAGCAGGCCGTCGATCTCGTCGAGCTTCATCCCGGCGGCGTCGAGGATGCGCCGGTTGACGGTGCGGGCCAGCTCGGAGCTGATCTCGTGGGACCAGTCGAGGGAGGCGGGGTCCTGGGCGGTGGCGCCGGCGATGATCTCGTAGGCGTCGGCGCCGAGGGGTTCGGCGGAGATGAGGCAGGCGGCGGAACCGTCGCTGAACAGGGCGAAGTTCTCCATGCGGACGGACTCGTCGGTGACCCGGTCGGTGGTGACGACCAGGACCCGGCGGTGGGTTCCGGCGGCGACGAGGGCGTGGGCGGTGCGGATGCCCGTCAGGAGGTTGGTGCAGCGGTTCAGGGTGAGGCCGGTGACGGCGGCGTCGACCAGGCCGATGCCGCTCATCACCTTCTCCACGAAGCCGCCGTGGGTGCGCGGGCCGCCGGGGAAGCGGGTGGAGCACAGGATCAGGCAGTCGATGCCGGCCGGGTCGGCGCCCGCGGCCCCTACGGTCGCGCGGGCGCTCTCGACGGCGAGGGCCTCCAGGCTCTTGGCGGTCCTGCGGATGCTGCCCCAGCCCCACAGTTCGGCCCGTGGCGCCATCTTGAACTGGCGGGCCCGTTCGGTCAGGTTGCCGATGCTCGTGTGGTCGGCCACCTGTTCGCCGAGCACGTAGCGCGGCGCGGACAGGTGGACCGCGGGCAGGTGCGCGGGCGGGAGGACCGCGGGTATGGCTGCGGAAGGAAGGCTCACGGTGCCGGATCGCTCTCTCGGTCGTCGGACGGGGCGGTCGGGGCGGGGGCGGCCAGCAGGGCGTTGGCCTCGGCGTACGGGAGTGCGTCGGCGCCGAAGCCGAAGGTGCCGTGCTCGCTGATCTCGCGGGCGGCGCGGGTCAGGGCGCCGAGCGCGGCGCGGGACAGGGCGGAGCCGGTGCTGATCCGGCGTACGCCGAGGGCCGCGAGGTCGGCGACGGACAGCGGCAGCGCCCCGCCCATCAGGACGTTGACGGGGCGGGAGACGGAGGAGCAGACGGCGCGGATGGCGGCGGCGTCGGGCAGGGCGGGGGCGTAGAGCACGTCGGCGCCGGCGGCCTCGTAGGCCTGGAGGCGGCGGATGGTGTCTTCGAGGTCGGGCCGGCCCTGGAAGAAGTTCTCGGCGCGGGCGGTGACGGTGAAGGGGAAGTCGAGCCGCTTCGCCGCTTCGACGGCCGCTTCGACGCGCTCCACCGCTTCGCCGAGGGGGCGTACGGGGTCCTCGTCCCGGCCGGTGGAGTCCTCGATGGAGCCGCCGACCAGGCCGGCGGCGGCGGCCAGGGCGATGGTCTCGGCGATGTCCTCGGGGCGCTCGCCGAAACCGCTCTCCAGGTCGGCGGTGACGGGCAGGCCCGTGGCGTCGACGATCGCGGCGGCGTTGGCGAGGAGTTCGGCGCGGGTGACCTGGTTGGCCCCGTCGGGGCGGCCGAGGCTGTGGGCGAGTCCGGCGCCGGTGGTGGCGAGGGCGGCGAAGCCGAAGGAGGCGAGGATGCGGGCGGTTCCGGCGTCCCAGGGGTTGGGGACGACGAAGGGGCCGGGTCCGGCGTGCAGGTCGCGGAAGGCGACGGCGCGGCCGTACTGGGACCGGGCGTGCGGGGCGGTGGGCTGCTGGGCGGCGGGCTGCTGGGCGGCGGTGCTGTGGTTCACGGTGTCCTCGCTGGTGCGTGCGTCGGCCGGCGGTCAGATCAGCTCAACGTACTCATCGCGGGCGGGCGCCACGGCCTCGTGGCGGGCGGCGCGGGCCAGCGGGCGCAGTACGTCGGTGACGGTGTGGGGCCGGTCCTCGAAGTAGAAGTGGCCCCCGTCGGCCCAGTGGCGGGCCGGCTCCCCCGGGCATTCGCGGGCCCAGGGCGCGAGGGAGGCGGTGGTGACGTGCGGGTCGTCGATGCCGTTGAGCAGGGTCAGCGGCACGCGCAGCGGCGCGGCGGGGCGGTACTCGTACGCGGCGACCATCGTGAAGTCGGCCTTGAGGTGGGGCAGGAGGAGTTCCTGCACGGCTTCGTCCTGGAGCACCTCGGGCGGCAGCCCTCCGAAGAAGCCGACGGCCTCGGTGAACCGGCGGCCCTCCAGCCGTGCCGCCTCGACCACGCGGGGGGTGGGCAGCAGGGAGGGGGCGGAGCAGCCGGAGGCGACGAGGGCGGCGAGGCCGGGCACTCCGTCGAGGCGGCGGGCGACCTCGAAGGCGAGGGCCGCGCCGAAGCTGTGGCCGAAGAGGACGAAGGGCCGGCCGGGGGCCGTGTCGAGGGCGATGGCGTGGGCGGCGCCGTCGGCGAGTTCCGCGACGGTGGCGGGGGCGGGCTCGCGGAAGCGGTGGCCCCTGCCCGGCGGGCACACGGCGAGGACGCGGGCGTCGTCGCCCATGCCGTCCTGCCAGTCCAGGAAGGTGCGGGGGTTGCCGCCGGCGTGCGGGAAGCAGTAGACGCGGGTGCGGTCGTCGGTACCGGTATCGCTGGGGTCGGCGCCGGGGGCGGTCTCGGAGGTCAGGAACCAGGGGGACGCAGCCACGAAGATCAGCCATTCCTTTGCCGGTCGGGCGGGGGCGGGAGGGGAAGAAGTGCAGGACGGGTGGTGGCGGTCGGTC
The sequence above is a segment of the Streptomyces sp. NBC_00539 genome. Coding sequences within it:
- a CDS encoding thioesterase II family protein, producing the protein MAASPWFLTSETAPGADPSDTGTDDRTRVYCFPHAGGNPRTFLDWQDGMGDDARVLAVCPPGRGHRFREPAPATVAELADGAAHAIALDTAPGRPFVLFGHSFGAALAFEVARRLDGVPGLAALVASGCSAPSLLPTPRVVEAARLEGRRFTEAVGFFGGLPPEVLQDEAVQELLLPHLKADFTMVAAYEYRPAAPLRVPLTLLNGIDDPHVTTASLAPWARECPGEPARHWADGGHFYFEDRPHTVTDVLRPLARAARHEAVAPARDEYVELI
- a CDS encoding cytochrome P450, with the protein product MTSTTTTPIEAVRLPDPYPFYARLVAERPFAYDEALGVWVAADAAAVRAVLGSDALRVRPPAEPVPAGIGGTAAGEVFGDLVRMTDGPTQARLKTVVADALARADTGHAARLAAEFTREVLAAGGDVPHEELMFSVPARVVAALSGLTDGAGQEAARAIGDFVQCIPATATPAQQQAAATAAARLRELLAPGLTARGDGLLAELVRAADRASWPHSAPLLSNAVGFLSQTYDATAGLIGNTLVALARGAAPAAPAGDGGIEALVREVVRYDAPIQNTRRFAAEPFVHADSKVEPGQQVLVVLAAANRDPAVNPDPHALHPGRVNPAVFTFGASAHRCPGETLAVALATAVVTELLAAGFAPSTFPSNPAYRPLANARIPLI
- a CDS encoding iron-containing redox enzyme family protein, which translates into the protein MTTAPSYDSARTRPAPAFPLPDLTTSLPAGPVEASPAALAEAERITAAPPAELFARLLADQESESALIAARRVLTAFLATEEGEGGPGDADADADAVAVHVLAARAELAAALVPLREHDDPGIRAAVLRQRAPLALTGACWLDTVSQAATQPAEIVGRLFGQHWLLQGEGTAEAGQPARRRRALAGQGVYLPEVEAAGFLRDAGARPVTALHAAFRVALSRLPAAFLPEVVGVHYAAHALGVDELLLGGEPVLAESDVRPLLAEYLAFTAQSPTGPEDRRRALAAVRLMVRLEREHTAALTELARWQEGLSLDDQVAAIVARHAPHAGRQHRAVRLGTRKLTDWLDDEHLDAAAFVAEFRTSRQVRPARDGGPCRFLKSIKFGGPMFGIFDEREAAVFTAWTRSIAAGEPAGPPSGPATAGDAAARAWTVRLAAARPADLVPREPGPAPDERTFFHRIVNFERYPHVLPLARARAEAGLTEAELLFTHGAGGLLTDAEYFDYTPEALLERVERIYWDKLVDPYEPLTEIPDRDQVVFEQSTYALGSLIDGTWAHRIANLGRRARRSDDMLFSIYADEMGRGDMAKNHITIIHKVLASMDMDLPHIRQDAFLDQGDLPDHLYGFSVHQVCLSLFPDTLYNEILGYNLGIEMFGLGAMRLHEIQKLRSHGFDISYEEAHLSIDNFSAGHARQSAEIVVAYLDDVRRASGEEAVQREWRRIWRGYASFAYFVEHALVKRVRSAQAGPVTTAPAAADLVI
- a CDS encoding acyl-CoA dehydrogenase family protein codes for the protein MWEEVGALDPDTAGRRLVRTLGDAGWLAALDPAAGAAEDLRALCLRREALAYAEDLADFAYSIQALSATPLLRFGSEAQQRRHLPGMAAGTTIGAFAVSEREAGSDVASVGLEAVRDAADGSYVLNGRKAWIANGTIADLFVVIARTGPGPGALGLTAFLVPAATPGLRAERIDAIAPRSFAHLSFEDCRVPADAVLGRPGRGFVIAVDLLERFRTTVGAAALGFARRAFDTALAHTRQREAYGQTLFDLQLVKASLADMEVQLAAASLLVARAAWETDRGSRRFARHSNIAKVHATETAQGVVDSAVQLLGAAGIVQGGVTERLYRQIRSLRIYEGTSEVLRMAIAGSLDMRRAARAAA
- a CDS encoding isocitrate lyase/PEP mutase family protein yields the protein MHAGPGPFVVPNPWDAGTARILASFGFAALATTGAGLAHSLGRPDGANQVTRAELLANAAAIVDATGLPVTADLESGFGERPEDIAETIALAAAAGLVGGSIEDSTGRDEDPVRPLGEAVERVEAAVEAAKRLDFPFTVTARAENFFQGRPDLEDTIRRLQAYEAAGADVLYAPALPDAAAIRAVCSSVSRPVNVLMGGALPLSVADLAALGVRRISTGSALSRAALGALTRAAREISEHGTFGFGADALPYAEANALLAAPAPTAPSDDRESDPAP
- a CDS encoding 3-oxoacyl-ACP synthase yields the protein MSLPSAAIPAVLPPAHLPAVHLSAPRYVLGEQVADHTSIGNLTERARQFKMAPRAELWGWGSIRRTAKSLEALAVESARATVGAAGADPAGIDCLILCSTRFPGGPRTHGGFVEKVMSGIGLVDAAVTGLTLNRCTNLLTGIRTAHALVAAGTHRRVLVVTTDRVTDESVRMENFALFSDGSAACLISAEPLGADAYEIIAGATAQDPASLDWSHEISSELARTVNRRILDAAGMKLDEIDGLLHPNLFKPLIALKERQAGFTRQQLHLDNITRFGHCFAADPLINLVDRAAAGALRPGGHYLLASSVPGSRVAVLLRKSAPATPDRGEN